From Neobacillus sp. PS2-9, the proteins below share one genomic window:
- a CDS encoding MFS transporter, with the protein MRTYNEKISIYHGMVSTIAVNLAGNFFPIFAISILGATNYQVGLISSLPPLVALLTTIPAAIVLNRLEQQKRTVAMSVFWARIMFLLLIGVTFVASNYQAWAFLIIVALMNVPGTISNIGWQTLISGMISEERRGSFFSDRNRLLTIVGMVTTLIIGIVMKKQTDNALAYQCLFFIAFVFGLFEVFFLLKHKEKAEPKKKKEQNSFMDWSIFKDNGYKWFLISALCFNFTWQLVWGLFNIYNVKYAHATILWISIFSVANQLVQIFSFPLWKKWAEQKSNTLMLVWVAVGMATAPILNVLSTNLYYLTFVAMTSGFFVSGTMLLLFNLLLEQSPKEKRTYCITTYNVLLSFVAFIAPQIGIWLLETTGMQKSMEISTMLRLISAFVFLLMYIKFMKNQKHALLKS; encoded by the coding sequence GGGTAATTTTTTTCCTATTTTTGCAATTTCTATTCTTGGTGCTACTAATTATCAGGTTGGGTTGATTAGTTCACTTCCCCCACTGGTTGCCCTATTAACCACCATTCCTGCTGCGATTGTATTAAATCGACTAGAGCAGCAAAAAAGAACGGTAGCGATGTCCGTTTTTTGGGCGAGAATCATGTTTTTATTGTTGATTGGAGTGACTTTCGTTGCTTCTAACTATCAAGCCTGGGCATTTTTAATTATTGTTGCTTTAATGAATGTTCCAGGAACAATTTCTAACATTGGTTGGCAAACCCTAATAAGTGGGATGATTAGCGAAGAACGAAGAGGTTCATTTTTTAGTGACAGAAATCGGCTATTAACCATTGTTGGGATGGTTACCACCCTGATTATCGGTATCGTCATGAAAAAACAAACAGACAATGCACTCGCCTATCAATGTTTATTCTTCATTGCTTTTGTTTTTGGGCTGTTTGAAGTGTTCTTCTTATTAAAGCATAAAGAAAAGGCCGAGCCGAAGAAGAAGAAAGAACAAAATTCGTTTATGGATTGGTCGATTTTTAAGGATAACGGGTATAAATGGTTTCTAATATCTGCTCTGTGCTTTAATTTTACATGGCAGTTGGTTTGGGGATTATTCAATATCTATAATGTAAAATACGCTCATGCTACGATTCTTTGGATCAGTATCTTTTCCGTTGCGAACCAATTGGTGCAAATCTTTTCGTTTCCATTATGGAAAAAATGGGCCGAACAAAAATCCAATACACTTATGCTTGTTTGGGTAGCAGTGGGTATGGCAACCGCACCTATCTTAAATGTACTGTCAACGAACCTTTACTACTTAACCTTTGTTGCCATGACATCTGGATTTTTTGTTTCAGGCACGATGCTCTTATTGTTCAATCTTTTGTTAGAACAGTCGCCAAAGGAAAAAAGAACCTACTGTATTACCACCTATAATGTTCTCCTGTCATTCGTTGCCTTTATCGCCCCTCAAATTGGCATTTGGCTATTAGAAACAACCGGCATGCAGAAATCAATGGAAATCAGCACTATGCTTCGACTAATCAGTGCATTCGTATTTTTACTTATGTACATCAAATTCATGAAAAACCAAAAGCATGCACTACTAAAAAGCTAG
- a CDS encoding protein-glutamine gamma-glutamyltransferase: MMILINHHRVRPKDLFPHITNKEQRTIIEYMEKYSGNYEYATLDQLKFELMFRTNTMTAARQQDKSGAKFTTFQYAFCNKQYWNRLNNGGFLIKPNIRPSVAILDIIKNGPLYAFECSTAVAIVLYIATLYSIGSSRFDILFSNLYLMDWQFDEDMKMYQKVGDDYLPGDILHFNNPDFNPKEPHWRAENVIYFGDDLYQGHGIGIRNASTIINFLNKKRKPNPQHSAYLMTLITRLYYQSFR, from the coding sequence ATGATGATACTTATTAATCATCATCGTGTCAGGCCAAAGGATTTATTTCCTCATATTACAAATAAAGAACAAAGAACAATTATTGAATATATGGAGAAATATAGTGGGAATTATGAGTATGCCACACTAGATCAACTAAAATTTGAATTGATGTTCCGAACGAATACAATGACTGCTGCTCGTCAACAAGATAAAAGCGGTGCCAAGTTTACTACTTTTCAGTATGCCTTTTGCAATAAACAGTATTGGAATCGTCTAAATAATGGAGGCTTTCTCATAAAACCCAACATCAGGCCCTCAGTAGCTATTTTAGATATCATAAAAAATGGGCCTCTCTATGCCTTCGAATGTTCCACGGCAGTTGCTATTGTTTTATACATTGCCACACTTTACTCTATAGGTAGCTCAAGGTTTGACATTCTATTTAGCAATCTTTATTTAATGGATTGGCAATTTGATGAGGATATGAAAATGTATCAAAAGGTTGGGGACGACTATTTACCCGGTGACATACTCCATTTCAACAATCCAGATTTTAACCCAAAAGAACCCCATTGGCGTGCAGAAAACGTCATCTACTTTGGAGACGACCTATACCAAGGGCATGGAATCGGAATCAGAAATGCAAGCACCATCATCAACTTCTTAAACAAGAAAAGAAAACCGAATCCCCAACATTCCGCATACTTAATGACACTTATCACTCGACTCTATTATCAATCATTTCGCTAA
- a CDS encoding YitT family protein, which produces MFRLIYQIILVGLCSMLFGFAYNTFLIPHKLASGGVTGIAFFIHHYLHVNTGLIVLIINIPLLILGIKYLGKRFILYTIYSVVVLSISLKVIPIHAISNDILLSSIIGGALYGIAVGLVIKTGGSTGGTDIVSLILSQKRNMQVGFLSACMNLLVVGTSGFIFGWDITLYTVIAIYVAGRAVDMVYTNQNKLTLRIVTEKGDELIDALIHLHSRGITVHNAEGAYAHKPKKVLTTVITRFELNETKHTIKITDPNAFVNISQTLEVMGRFRKN; this is translated from the coding sequence TTGTTTCGATTAATTTATCAAATCATCCTGGTAGGATTATGTTCCATGCTTTTTGGGTTTGCTTATAACACGTTTCTTATCCCGCATAAATTGGCATCCGGGGGCGTTACCGGGATAGCTTTCTTTATTCATCATTATTTACACGTCAATACAGGTTTGATTGTATTGATAATTAATATTCCGCTTTTGATTTTAGGTATTAAATATCTGGGAAAAAGATTTATCCTGTATACCATATATTCAGTTGTTGTTTTGTCAATCAGTTTGAAAGTAATTCCAATTCACGCAATATCTAATGATATTTTACTCTCATCAATAATCGGCGGTGCTCTATATGGAATTGCCGTCGGACTTGTCATCAAGACTGGCGGTTCAACAGGCGGAACGGATATCGTCAGCCTTATTCTTTCTCAAAAAAGAAACATGCAGGTTGGTTTTTTAAGTGCATGTATGAACCTTCTAGTTGTTGGCACTTCAGGCTTTATATTTGGATGGGATATCACTTTATATACAGTGATCGCCATCTATGTAGCAGGTCGAGCAGTCGATATGGTTTACACAAACCAAAACAAATTAACCTTAAGGATTGTCACTGAGAAAGGGGATGAACTAATAGACGCCCTTATCCATTTACACTCTAGGGGGATTACGGTACATAACGCAGAAGGCGCCTACGCCCATAAACCCAAAAAAGTCCTAACAACTGTGATAACAAGATTTGAATTGAATGAAACAAAACATACCATCAAAATCACCGATCCAAATGCGTTTGTAAACATCTCACAAACCCTGGAAGTAATGGGACGGTTCAGAAAAAATTAG
- a CDS encoding flavin monoamine oxidase family protein: protein MNSQLTNTQMLTIIRNGLTTSKYPKNIIIIGAGMAGLVAASLLKKTGHNVTILEANNRIGGRVYTLRAPYSENLFFNAGAMRIPDMHYLTFEYIKKFNLPTNLFINRTPNDLLYANGIKTRLNVFESNPSVLKFPVAPRERGKSSEELLLSVIKPIIHFINQDPEKNWPLIEKQYRSLSFGAFLGSYFSIGAIDMIGVLLDLEAFMGMTFVEVLREFIILTSAKDFYEITGGMDRLPLAFLPQLKENIVFNQKMMKISQYQNSVTIHSKHQLTAENSRIIGDLAIVTIPFSTLRFVKFEPYDSISYYKRAAIRELNYMASTKIGIEFKSRFWEKKGQKGGKSITDLPIRFTYYPSHGIGTPGPAVIIASYIWADEALTLESLPEKEQIQYALMNLSEIYGPQVYSEFVSGTSFSWSKNPYSCGAFTSFEPGQDLELYPYISKSEGRVHFAGEHTSLTHGWIQGAIESGIRVAYEVNDLPK, encoded by the coding sequence ATGAATTCTCAATTAACGAATACACAAATGCTTACGATCATTAGAAATGGTCTTACAACATCAAAATATCCTAAAAATATTATTATTATCGGTGCGGGCATGGCTGGGCTCGTGGCTGCATCTTTATTAAAGAAAACCGGACATAATGTCACCATTCTAGAAGCGAATAATCGAATTGGGGGGCGTGTTTATACTTTGCGTGCTCCCTATAGTGAAAACTTATTTTTTAATGCCGGAGCGATGCGTATTCCTGATATGCATTATTTAACCTTTGAGTATATTAAAAAATTTAATTTACCTACCAATCTATTTATTAACCGGACTCCAAATGACCTTCTTTACGCAAACGGCATCAAAACTCGTTTGAATGTTTTTGAAAGTAATCCAAGCGTATTAAAATTCCCAGTTGCTCCCCGTGAAAGAGGAAAATCGTCTGAAGAGCTTTTACTTTCGGTCATAAAACCAATTATTCATTTTATTAATCAAGATCCGGAAAAGAATTGGCCGCTAATAGAAAAACAATATAGAAGTCTTTCGTTCGGTGCTTTCTTAGGTTCATATTTTTCAATCGGTGCTATTGACATGATTGGTGTACTTCTTGATTTGGAAGCATTTATGGGGATGACCTTTGTTGAAGTATTACGAGAGTTCATCATCCTAACCTCTGCTAAGGATTTCTATGAAATAACAGGTGGCATGGACCGTTTGCCTCTAGCCTTTTTACCGCAATTAAAAGAAAATATTGTATTCAACCAAAAGATGATGAAAATATCTCAATATCAAAATAGTGTTACCATTCATAGTAAACATCAACTAACTGCCGAAAATTCAAGGATAATTGGTGATCTTGCAATCGTGACCATACCTTTTTCGACCTTACGATTTGTAAAATTTGAGCCATACGATTCTATTTCTTATTATAAAAGGGCCGCGATCCGCGAACTTAATTATATGGCATCAACAAAAATAGGAATCGAGTTTAAAAGTAGATTTTGGGAAAAAAAAGGTCAAAAGGGTGGGAAATCGATAACGGACCTGCCCATTCGCTTTACGTATTACCCGAGTCACGGCATTGGTACACCTGGTCCCGCAGTAATTATAGCTAGCTACATATGGGCAGATGAGGCATTAACATTAGAAAGCCTGCCGGAAAAGGAGCAGATCCAATATGCTTTAATGAATTTATCAGAAATTTATGGACCTCAGGTTTATTCAGAGTTTGTTTCAGGGACTTCTTTTAGCTGGAGTAAGAATCCTTATTCTTGTGGAGCTTTTACTTCTTTTGAACCTGGACAGGATTTGGAGCTTTATCCTTATATTTCAAAATCTGAGGGAAGAGTGCATTTTGCTGGTGAACATACATCCCTAACCCATGGTTGGATTCAAGGAGCTATTGAATCTGGAATAAGAGTCGCATATGAAGTTAATGACTTACCAAAATAA
- a CDS encoding ABC transporter substrate-binding protein translates to MKKSFLIVLSLLLMMLSACGKSNEKTSDSKGASGNKKLEKVSLMLDWYPNAVHSFLYAAEEKGYFKEQGLDIDIQMPADTNDPLKLVAANQIDMAISYQPQVLVARGEDIPVQSFGAIVRHPLNQLMVPADGPVQSPKDLAGKTIAYPSIPLDEAIVQSMVKSDGGDEKKVKMVDVGWDLIPAIATKKTDALIGGYINHEKLLLEKEGHPMRTLNPADFGVPDYYELVLVASEKGLKAKPEVFKKFMTAIGKGQKFVTEHPEEGLAILLEHEDKSSPLEKDIETKSLEMLLPLMDAKDQPFGYQDPETWNKVAEWLKDNKVIKKDVKAEESFKNL, encoded by the coding sequence ATGAAGAAAAGTTTTTTGATTGTGCTCAGTTTATTGTTGATGATGTTAAGTGCTTGTGGAAAAAGCAACGAGAAGACTTCTGATTCGAAGGGAGCAAGCGGGAATAAAAAACTCGAGAAAGTTAGCTTAATGCTGGATTGGTATCCAAACGCCGTACACTCGTTTCTATATGCTGCAGAGGAAAAGGGGTATTTTAAAGAGCAAGGCCTGGATATAGATATTCAGATGCCTGCAGATACGAATGATCCGCTTAAATTGGTTGCAGCAAATCAAATCGATATGGCAATTAGCTATCAGCCACAGGTTCTAGTGGCACGTGGGGAGGATATCCCTGTTCAATCGTTCGGTGCTATTGTTCGTCATCCCCTTAATCAATTAATGGTTCCTGCAGATGGTCCTGTTCAATCACCGAAGGATTTAGCCGGAAAAACAATCGCTTATCCATCGATTCCACTTGATGAAGCGATTGTACAATCGATGGTTAAGTCTGATGGCGGCGATGAGAAAAAGGTGAAAATGGTCGATGTAGGCTGGGATTTAATTCCGGCTATTGCGACGAAGAAAACAGATGCTCTTATTGGCGGTTATATCAATCACGAAAAATTATTGCTAGAAAAAGAAGGACATCCAATGCGCACTCTAAATCCAGCTGATTTTGGTGTACCGGATTATTATGAATTAGTATTGGTGGCCAGTGAAAAGGGATTAAAAGCAAAACCAGAAGTGTTTAAGAAGTTTATGACAGCAATAGGCAAAGGGCAAAAGTTTGTAACGGAACATCCAGAAGAGGGATTGGCTATTTTATTAGAGCATGAAGACAAGTCATCCCCACTTGAAAAGGATATTGAAACTAAGAGCTTGGAGATGCTCTTACCGCTAATGGACGCAAAAGACCAACCATTCGGCTATCAAGATCCAGAAACATGGAACAAGGTCGCGGAATGGTTAAAGGATAATAAAGTGATCAAAAAAGATGTAAAAGCAGAGGAATCATTTAAAAATTTATAG
- a CDS encoding ABC transporter permease: MRARVKKWSGDYGLFLLVVILLVSIWEWVVRQGFIPAFILPSPSAIWASLVENRELLLGEHLPATLKEVLIGFGISVVGGVLLGVGMHFSRPLEKILYPFLVISQTVPLIAISPIFIMWFGYSIWSKIAVTILTAFFPIVVSTYDGLKSGGSEYRELLSTMGANRWAIFQKVQVPMALPAFLSGLKLSIVYCVVGATIGEWLGASAGLGYFSRRMSGNLKSDAVFAAIFLLSLLGIVLFLLISLVERQVLKNNFRN, from the coding sequence ATGAGAGCTAGAGTGAAAAAGTGGTCTGGTGATTACGGGTTGTTTTTACTGGTGGTGATTCTTCTTGTCAGTATTTGGGAGTGGGTAGTGAGACAGGGATTCATACCAGCCTTTATTTTGCCATCTCCATCAGCCATTTGGGCATCGTTGGTCGAAAACCGGGAGCTTTTGTTGGGGGAACATTTGCCGGCAACCTTGAAGGAAGTTTTAATCGGTTTTGGGATATCGGTTGTTGGAGGTGTGCTATTAGGGGTTGGGATGCATTTTTCACGTCCATTAGAGAAAATTCTCTATCCTTTTCTAGTAATCTCGCAAACAGTGCCGTTAATTGCGATATCTCCAATCTTCATTATGTGGTTTGGCTATTCAATTTGGAGCAAGATTGCGGTAACGATCCTAACAGCCTTTTTTCCAATCGTCGTTAGTACGTATGATGGATTGAAATCAGGTGGAAGTGAGTACCGTGAGTTACTTTCAACGATGGGGGCAAACCGCTGGGCCATTTTTCAAAAAGTACAGGTACCGATGGCTTTGCCAGCATTTTTATCAGGGTTGAAATTGTCAATTGTTTACTGTGTCGTTGGAGCAACGATTGGTGAGTGGTTGGGTGCCAGTGCAGGGCTTGGGTACTTTAGCAGACGGATGTCTGGAAACCTTAAGTCAGATGCTGTGTTTGCCGCCATATTCCTTTTATCCTTACTAGGGATTGTCCTGTTTTTATTGATTAGTTTAGTAGAAAGACAAGTATTGAAAAATAATTTTCGCAACTAA
- a CDS encoding ABC transporter ATP-binding protein — MLSINKLSYSFGGERAIFDQISLDVNSGEFVSVIGASGSGKSTLFKLITGLLAPEQGEILIKGKQSGKRAGSVGYMPQKDLLLPWRTVVDNVLLPIEIANENKQRKLPEVREWLDRFGLAAYENAYPVELSGGMRQRVAFLRTLMTGKDLLLLDEPFGALDSLTRRKMHSWLLGLWGELQKTVLFITHDLEEAILLSERIYVLKGDRRVQEVKVKLPRPRNAELIYESEFIRMRKELEWLIQDES; from the coding sequence ATGTTATCGATTAACAAGCTCTCCTACTCATTCGGTGGGGAACGAGCGATATTCGATCAGATTTCACTAGATGTTAACTCGGGAGAATTTGTTTCCGTCATTGGTGCAAGTGGTTCTGGAAAAAGCACACTTTTTAAGTTGATTACTGGTTTACTAGCACCGGAACAGGGCGAGATCCTAATCAAAGGTAAGCAATCTGGGAAAAGAGCAGGAAGTGTAGGGTACATGCCACAAAAGGATTTGCTTTTACCATGGAGAACGGTAGTAGATAATGTCTTGCTTCCAATAGAGATTGCTAATGAAAATAAACAAAGAAAACTACCGGAGGTCCGGGAGTGGCTCGACCGTTTTGGGTTAGCTGCATACGAAAATGCCTACCCAGTTGAATTGTCTGGGGGAATGAGGCAGCGAGTGGCTTTTCTTCGAACGCTTATGACTGGAAAGGATCTTCTATTATTAGATGAACCGTTTGGTGCACTTGATTCACTGACCAGAAGAAAAATGCATAGCTGGTTATTAGGGCTGTGGGGGGAGTTACAAAAAACGGTGTTGTTCATCACTCATGATTTGGAGGAAGCCATTTTATTAAGTGAGAGGATTTATGTTTTGAAAGGTGATAGAAGAGTTCAAGAGGTTAAGGTGAAGCTACCTAGACCAAGAAACGCAGAACTGATTTACGAATCAGAGTTTATACGGATGAGAAAAGAATTGGAGTGGCTGATTCAAGATGAGAGCTAG
- the tenA gene encoding thiaminase II: MKFSERLFQKVHEIWEKTHEHPFVVGMGKGDLPTESFIRYMKQDYVFLIDYSKLFALAAVKSRDIETMAAFAKLLHETLHGEMDLHREYAARFGITNQQLEETVPSPINLAYTRYMLHVAQNGSLEELISALLPCMWSYWEVCKMLAEEYQGASEHYLYGDWVKMYSSKEFGELAEWLINLLDSLAAGKPERELAILEQHFLTTSRFEYMFWDMVYQGGEWPV, encoded by the coding sequence ATGAAATTCTCTGAGAGACTTTTTCAAAAAGTACATGAAATTTGGGAGAAAACTCACGAGCATCCATTTGTTGTCGGGATGGGAAAAGGGGACCTTCCAACTGAATCGTTTATTCGTTACATGAAACAGGATTACGTGTTCTTAATTGATTATTCCAAGCTGTTTGCTTTAGCTGCTGTGAAATCAAGAGATATTGAAACGATGGCTGCATTTGCCAAGCTGTTGCATGAGACCTTACATGGGGAAATGGATTTGCACCGGGAATATGCGGCACGATTCGGGATTACGAATCAACAGTTAGAAGAAACGGTGCCAAGTCCGATTAATCTAGCTTACACACGATACATGCTACATGTAGCACAAAATGGTTCACTTGAAGAATTAATTTCGGCTTTATTACCTTGTATGTGGAGCTATTGGGAGGTTTGTAAGATGCTAGCGGAAGAATATCAAGGTGCTAGCGAACACTATCTATATGGTGACTGGGTGAAAATGTATTCATCAAAGGAATTTGGTGAGTTAGCTGAGTGGCTTATTAACTTACTAGATTCATTAGCAGCGGGAAAACCAGAAAGGGAATTAGCCATCTTGGAGCAGCATTTTCTTACAACCTCCCGCTTTGAATATATGTTCTGGGATATGGTTTACCAGGGAGGCGAGTGGCCTGTCTAA